The Chiloscyllium punctatum isolate Juve2018m chromosome 29, sChiPun1.3, whole genome shotgun sequence region GCTTACCTTTCTGTCATCAGCACTGGGTGGGATGGACATTGGAGGGGCAGCGtgggcacaatgggccaaatggcctgcttccacaccataaGCATTCTGTGATTCCACACGTGCTGTcggtcctgctgagattttccaacaatttctgcttttgcttccGACTTCCGGCCTCTGCAGTTTTTGTTTGGTTAATGCGATGCGTTTGGTAAGATACCATGATGATCTCATTATGGGCCCGtccaaaaaaaaaacttgctgaTGCTGACCCAGCTGAAATCAGCCATCTGTCTTTAAATCGTGCCAGTCCCCTGTGGGTACATATGCGTGCTGTTGTTGGCTGTTCATCTGGGTGCTATTCCTTGTCTGGGGAGAGTCCCTCTAGCAAGCAGTAGTTCCTGTTcatgtggggtgggggaggagggaagcagggaggggaaggtgggggaatcagagagggggaggtggagaagcagggaggtgggggaagcagggagggggaggtgggtggtgggggaagcagggagagggacggggaggtggaggaagaagggaagggggaggtgtgggaagcagggggagaggtgggggaagcagggagggggaggtggggtaagcagaggggatgaagggggaggtgggggaagcagagggggacggggggggagggggaggtgacgtGTGAGGGAGGGTGCAATAGACGCCTTGGCACGGCTTGGgaagggaggggagtgtgggttgGGGGCATGAGATCCAAATGAGTATATTCCAAGGGGGCGACAGCTTTAAGACTCTTGGttggaggggggagggaaggggtctCTGTGCCTTAGAGGAACAATCAAGACTCCTGCTAcccacccccactcactgctgcccccTACTGGGTGTAGGCTGGTACTGCCAGCCCCCACCCCCAGGTCTGTTTCATGTCTGTTTACTGGGTCACGTGGGGAGGCTGTGCACGTGTAATTGACACAAGGGCTGATGGAGAAGAGGTGGCGGGGTTCGGGGCTCGGGCAGGGACCCTTCCTGCGGGCAATGCAGACCCGGACACATGCAAGTCGTTAAATGCAGTGCCGGGGAGGTGGCGGCCGATTGCAATTCGCCGAGGAGACTGTTTCCGAGGAGAGAGGGAGCgcgaaagaggagagagagagagagagagagaagcggcgGCGGTGATCCAGAGCCAGAGGGGAGGGTATACCATTGTCCGGCCTTGGTGAGGATGAGATGCCCGTGAGCCCGGTGCCGGGTTCTGCCAAGCCATGGCCCCGGGACGTGAGCTGAGATGGCAGAGCCGCCGCCGCCTccgccccagccccagcccccgcCCGACTGCCTGAGGCTCTCGGCTCTGAGCTCTGCCCCCTGCCCCGCCGAGCCGCCAGCCCCGGCCGCTCTGCCCATGGGGCTGCAGGGCTTCCCCAGCCAGCCCGCGGCGGCTGGCAGGCCCCCCTGCCAACTCCTGCAGCCGGCTACCCACCTCAGAGGCACGGGTATGGGAGCGGAAGCGGGCGGAGACAATGTATCCTTTCAGCTGGATACAGTATCCCCTGGCACCCAAATGGATACAGTATCCCCTGGCACCCAAATGGATACAGTATCCCCTGGCACCCAAATGGATACAGTATCCCCTGACACCCAAATGGACACAGTATCCCCTGGCACCCAAATGGATACAGTACCCACTGGCACCCAAATGGATACAGTATCCCCTGGCACCCACATGGTTACAGTATCCCCTGGCACCCAAATGGATACAGTATCCCCTGGCACCCACATGGTTACAGTATCCCCTGGCACCCACATGGTTACAGTACCCACTGGCACCCAAATGGATACAGTATCCACCAGCACCCATATGGTTACAGTATCTGCGGGCACCAGAGTAGCCCCTATTCCCACTGGCACCCAAATGGTTACAGTATCTACTGGCACCCGAATGTCTACAGCATCTGGGGACTCCCAACTAGTTTCAGCCCCCACTAGCTCTCGAACGGTTATGGGGTCTGTGGGCACTGTGCATGGCGAGAGTGCACGGAAGCTGCACCACCAACCGCCCCGCCATTCTCGGGACCTGCTGCTGACCATCGATCCTGTCCTCAGTACCCTTTCTGCCGGCCAGGAGGTGGCGAGCAGCAACTGCAGAAGGAGAGCCTTGGAGAGCCCGTGTCTGATGCCAGCCTCTTGCCTGTGGCAGGGAGGGAGTGGCGGGGGACTTCAAGCGGATGGGAGCGATGCCCAGCTGTGCCCCAAGAGGAAAAGACTGGAAAACCTGGACAGTCCCAGCGGCCTGACCCTGGTGAACGGCCACAGCGAGGATCCTGGCCCTGGCAAGGATGCCAAGTGGAAGAAAGAGGAGGATGAAAACGTGGCGCCCTTGGGGTGCCAGGATGCTAATGCGATGGGCAGGGCGACGCAGGACACGCACCtgagactgcagatgcaggaCTTGGTCAACAACTACATTGTGCCCTGCATGAATTGCTATGGCATCTGTGTCAAGGACAATTTTCTCGGGGAGGGACTGGGGAATAAGGTCCTGATGGAAGTGCTGAGCCTACACCGGAATGGGATCCTGATGGACGGGAAGGTGGTCAGCCCGCTCAGTGTGCCCACCAGGAGCATCCGAGGAGACAAGATTGCCTGGGTGGATGGCAAGGAACAATCCTGTGCCAACATTGGCCTCTTGATGGCCAGGATCGATGAGCTGATCATCTATAGCACTGGCAGGCTGGGGGCATACATGATCAATGGGAGGACTAAGGTAAGGGAGCCATTGTTTGCAAGCTCCAATTGCATTGTGTTTTACCTGTCAGTAATTCACACTCCGTTATTAAGTTAGCGTTACATTGTAAgcaagtgggaaggaagatgatttGAGCCATAACATTGATTCTCAGCAGTCCCTCTCGTCCGTGTGTGTATATTTACATATAGGTAGTTCTGCTATTAGATGGTGGTTGCGTTCTCATATGACCCTGCACTATGCAAAAATCACGCTATACAAATCActgaggctgacgggtgaccttaatagaggtttataaaatcatgaaggacatgaatagggtaaatagacaaggtcttttccctggggtaggggagtccagaactagagggcatgggtttaaggtgagaggggaaagatttaaaagggacctaaggggcaacatttttcggACAGGCAgtgatgcatgtatggactgagctgcctgaggaagtggtagtggctgatataattacaacatttaaaaggcaactggatgggtatatgaataggaagggtttggagggatatgaaccaaatgctaacaaatgggactagattaggttaggatatgtggtgggcatggacgagttggaccgaagggtctgtttccgtgctgtacttctctatgactctctcaaTCACATTTAAAGTTTTGGCGATGCAAGCGCGCTATAGCCAACACGCGTTTTAAAAGTacgcgctttagaaacagcgtccCCTATTTGTCAATGGTGTTACAAAGAATTCGCGTTGACAAAATGTACGTTATAGCAGAGCGACCTGTATGTACATCTGTGTCAGGGCCCACACTCACTGAAGTTACAGTTGTAGACAGTAACTTTCAAATGATCTGAAAGTAAAAGAATGacagagctacagggagagggcggGTCAGGAGCTTGTGGCAAACTGGTTCTTCAGAACGGTTCGTGCCCTGCCCCCCCAACCCATGGCATTTTTTTGCAACGTGTGTAAAACACTGACAGATTTTGATAGGCTAAATGCTGCCAGTCTGTTTTAACCCCCACCCCTTCAAACAAAGTAAGCGTGGGAGACTAGACCAGCTGACAGCCTCGGGACAAGGAGTCAGCCATTTTGGATCCAGGAGAAGTTTGCTTGTTCAGTGATTATGTAAACATTTATGACTGAGGTGATTAAATTTCTGGATACTCCAGGGGAttggatggggaaatggggagtgggtgggaaagtggggttgaggccTAGTTAATAGGAAGAGGTACAGGGCCCTGCTCCTGATTTGTGCACTTACTGATTTTTCTATTCaccctgttcagggatgttattgtacatctcaggagcaggtgggacttgaacccaggtctttctGACCAGGGGTAGggtcactaccactgtgccacaagaaggCCCTGTGCACCTGTACATTTATGTATGGCCTGAAGCTTTTGCCATTATGATGGGAAAGATTCAAATATCTCATCACCACTTTATTACGAGGTGCTGTGTTAATCCGATTAAGCTGCCTTTAGCCCATAATTGATAGAAATAGCCTTATCCTCAGGTTAATTTCCTTTAGGAACGATGTTGTtcaacttgaaagtgttcaggaaagatttgcaagggtggccagggttggaaggtttgagctgtagggagaggctgaatagactggggctgtcttctctggagcatcggaggctgaggggtgacttttatagaggtttataaaaccatgaggggcatggataggataaacggacaaagtcttttccctggggtgggggagtccagaaccagagggcataggtttagggtgaggggggaaagatttaagaggtcttaagggacaacattttcacacagacggtggtacgtgtatggaataagctgccaaaggaaatggtggaggctggtacaattgcagcatttaaaaggcatctggatgggtatatgattaggaagggtttagagacaaatgggactggattaggttaggatatctggtcggcatggatgagttggaccgaagcgtcaatttccgtgctgtacatctctatcccTATCTCTCAGTAGAGGGCAGGGGTGGGATTTATTCTTGATTGACTGGGAGTTGCTAATAAAACTCTCACTCTCGATGCACAGtgggggatacagtgctttattttcccctctgatttagtcccttcctTGTCCTCCTGATACtatacacacaccatctctctctctctcgcacacggaaacaggctcttcggcccaacaagtccgtaacccacctagacgcatttccctacatttatccctgactaatgcacctaacactatgggttaatttagcatggccaattcacccaacctgcaaaTCATTTGGAATGTGGGGTTTGAATTGGCCTCAATGGACTTTGCTGTAAATACTCAATTGGCTGCAGTGTTTTACTGGTTGTGGtcaaaaaacaaaaaaagagtCACAGTGGGAAGCTCTCCCAGATGTGTGTGATGGGGGTAAAGAAACTCCTCATTGTCCTTCATGTTTAAGGGGAACATTCCCTCTCATGGTAAAATagctcaccaccccccccccccccccaaaaaaaaggaAAGCACGCTGGGTGGAGGCTTGAAGGATGGTAAGATATTGCAATTGATTATCAACtgaaaaagaaaggaaaaaataTGCATTTGTGTAGCATCTCAACCCCCAGCCATTCTGAATCTCTTTTGGAGCCAGCTTTGAAGCACAGTTGTTGTTGGTGTGTAGGCAATATGGCAGCCAGCTCTTTTGATCTGCAGTGTGCTCGTGACCAGGTCATTTTGTATTTCATGATGTGGTTGGGAGACAGGTTACTGATTAGAATTGCTGACCCTGGAATCACCTGGgaaaactaggagaaagtgaggactgcagatgctggagatcagagtccagatgagagtggtgctggaaaagcacagcaggtcaggcagcatccgaggagcaggaaaattgacatttcgggcgggcgcccttcatcaggaacgatgTTAAAAGACTAAGTGTTCATCCTCGGTGAGGGGGACGTCTGGGAGAGTAGTAAACACATGGCAGGACTGGGAGTTaggacctgatgaagggcttatgtccgaaacgtcgattctcctgctcctcagatgctgcctgacctgctgtgcttttccagcaccacacccttgcaCCTGGGAAAATCACCTCCTCTTTGAAATTGAGCCCATGCCACCTGTTAATGCCCTGTAAGAGGGCAGATGGGACATTAGATTGACGTGACATCTTCCAACTGTACTGGATCCACCATGTTCACTTCATACTGCCCTCTTTAGTGCCATGAGTGATAGTCGGTGTGCTCTGAGACAgatggtgggggcgagagagagaatgttttctTACCCATCTCCTGCTGCGATTCTAGCACAGTGACTCCTCAAACAGGAAGGATTACCGGCTTCAGACTAAGTTCCTTTTTGAGATTAGGAATTAGACACTGCACCTCTTTGCTCATTTTGCTCTCTGTTGTAGCAATGTAGGCCATTTTGAACTTGGTAACGAGAGATGCATTTATTTAGCTCCTTTCATGGTGACCGGACGTCACAATGAGCTACTTTTTCCAGGCGTGGCCATTGTTGTCATCTCAGAAACACGTCTGTCGGTTTTCCttgttacacagcaagatcccacaaacagtgcTGTGGTAATGACCAGTTAATTATTTTTGGTTGTTGTATTGAGGTGGGCAACAATGTGCGGGGCAGTGCCATTCTCTTCTTCAAAATGGCGGTATTCACAATCCGCCCAGCGCCATCATAAGCTCGAAGGCCTTGATTTGATTTGTCCTTGAGGTGATTGCATCAGCAGAGGTCATTGAGTGGTCGCCTGCCAACATTAAAACGCCCTTTCGGAGGACGTTATTTTTCTATTGATGCCCTCATCACCACCCTGTCGTAATCTGATCAGATCCTTCACAGAATCGGAGAACTACTACAGTGTAGAatcaggccactcggcccatcgagcccacactgaccctccgaacagcattccacctgcctttccctatccctgtaaccctgcatttcccatggctaacccatctagcctgtacatccctggatactacggGACAATTAAGCAtgatcaatccaccctaacctgcacatctttggactgtgggaggaaaccggagcacctggagggaacccacacagacacaggggagaatgtgcaaactccacgcagtcgcccgaggctggaatcaaacccgggtccctggtgctgtgaggcaatagatgctaaccactgaaccaccttgCCACCTCAGTGGGGTActggactggtggggacaggtctgtcactgtataacacttgtGATACTGTAATGCAAAtgctgatggaatttgaattcaggttAATTAATAAGAAGCCGCCCCCCAGCTCCCAAACATAAGCTTGAGCCTGTGGTTTCTGAGTCCAGTGATATTCCCACTCCACAGTTCTCTCCCACTGCTGTAGAGGAGCAAATGTCTGACTTCCTGCCTAATTGGTTCTGTCAGACAGCATGACTGCCATGTTGCGATTCTGGCTTCTCGTTTGAAGTTTCTGAGGCTGTAGTTACATAAGACTCAACGGTGAGGATAAAGAGATCCCAGTCAGGAAGACGCGAGTTACTGTGTCAAGGCAATAACCTTTCATCTCtccagatgcttcctgacctgctgagcattttccaGCATGTTTCTGCTTTTTGAATTCAGATTTGAACGCGGCTCCCGCAGGTAAAAGGTCAGTGTTCATATCCCTGCACCACCCAGTTCCTGGTGTGATGAATTTATATATTTTGCCTATTGTGTGGTGGCTGTGTGTTTGGTCGGGTCAGTAACACTCCCGGAAGGTGTGAAGTgtttgtggggtttttttttcCGTCCCCGTTGTTGTGCAGCCTGTGGGAAGCCAGCGGTTTGTTTGTTTATTTCTGTACAGCCTTTCGGATCTTGTAATATTTGGATTGCGTAAAAAGTCTTACCAGAGGCCGCTCTGTCATCGTAAGAACAAGTTTGTCACAAAGACCAGTGAGACATAGGGTTCTCTTTGTGAATTCATTTTGGATACAGAGTctcactgcatggaaacagacccttcggcctaaccagtccatgccgaccataatccgaAACTAAACGCATCCcggctgcctgctcctggcccatatccctccaaacctttcctctccatgtacttatgtcttttaaatgttgtaacgttacctgcatccaccatgtTTATTATTTTATTTTCCTAATTTATTCCTATAACCTTTAAATTTGGGCTATTTGCTTCTTTACTTTTGTAACTTATTTTGTTGATCTTGAGTATCAGTACCTAGGTGGTGCTGTAATGTGGTGACTTtgaacttttcattgtactcactTGAGTGCATGTGCCAGTAAAACTTGTTCACTTCCTTTGGAAATATatttcacacacaaaccactctgtgttttaaaaaaaaacaaattgccccctcatgtctttttgaaatctttctcctcttatcttaagAATATGTCCACTAATCTTgaaattcccccaccccagggaaaagaccttggctattcaccccatccatgtccctcatgattttataaacctctataaggtcacccctcagcctctgactttcCAGGGAAAATTAGCCCTAGCCTATCCAAACAACTCAAATGGTCTGGTTACCTGGCAACGTACTGGTAAAtcccttctgaaccctctcctgtataataataatatccttcctataacaggccAACCAGAACTGAATGCCGCACTATTTGtttctttgggggggggggggggttgaggggtGTGAGTTTGCGTTGTGTTTACGTCTCCCATCCTAATGGTGCTGACTCCCAGGCAATGGAAAACAtgatgtacagtgggagggtcactggacccgaaacattaactttgatttctctccacagatgctggcagacctgctgagcttttccagcaatttctgtttttgtttctgattttcagcatctgcagttcttctggCTTTGATTTAATTTGACGTATTCACCAAGGTAACAAACTCCTGGTTCTGTGCTGGCCTCCACGACATTCCAAGCTGCTCTGCAGCCAATCGGAAACTTCCAGTGCTGAGCACTGACATTGTGCAGCGCAGGCAGTGTGGCAGCCATTTTGTGCACAGCAGGGTCCCAAAACCAACAATGGGATAATGACCCAATAATCTGCTTTTCTGTGTCCCAAACCTTTGGCGAAAGGATTTACTTGAGGGATGCATATAGGCTAGATGTGTTTGAGTGCATGTTCACGTCTGAATGTATTTTAGAACCACAGAGAAAGTGACAGGACAGacccaatggcctcctcctgcgcTATCTTTATCAGCTGATTCATAGAACCCCTATAGAGTGGAAGGAGGTCATTTGTTTCATCATGCCCTTACCgagcctccaaagagcatcccacccagacccattctctactccatccctgtaaccccatgGCCACGTTTCCCCATGGttagcccatcgagcctgcacaTCCGCGGACACtgtggagcaatttagcatggccttccaccctcacctccaaatttttggactgtggaaggaaaccggagcactcggaggaaacccacatggacacaggggagaatatgcaaactccacacacagacagtcgcccaaggctggaatcgaacccgggtccctgaggCCTGAGAGTAAACTTGCCATTTGGGTATCAATCCAAATTCTTTTTGGATGAGAGGATGGAAAGATTTGGCGGTGATATGGGCCTGGagcagggaggtgggactagtttagttttggattatggtcggcatggactggttgggccgaagggtctgtttccatgcagtgtgACTCTGTAttcaaaatgaattcacaaaGAGAAGACTGTGTCTTACTGGTCTTTGTGACAAAACTGTTCTTGCAATGAGAAAGCAGCCTCTGGGTAAACTAACCACAATGTGGGTAGTTTATTTGGTCAGTAATTTCTGTCCCTCCTGCCCTCACGACACAAAATGAGAGGTGGGAGGAAGCTCCTGTGGAGTGCTAACACCAGCTTCgactagttgggccgaatggcccaatTCTGCAGTACTTTGTGTGGCTGTCCTCTAGTGAGACACCAACTAAAATCCCATCTTTTCCCTCTGGACTAAGGAACAAAATCCCAAGCTGTTTTGAAGGAGAATTCCCATGTCCAAGCCAACATTCCAGCCCCTGACCTGTGCTGTCAAAAGACGTCTAAGCAGTGATATCTCATACAGAATTGTCTGTGGAATCCTGCTGTTCACAAAATGGCTGGCCCCAGTCAGCCTACATACAAATGGGTCCGGTGTGGAAATTAACAGTGGGCTGCTGGAGAGACTTTGAGATGTGTTGCAGAAACAAACCGCTGCTTTACTCACTGCCCCTTTTGCGACAGGTCTGTGAGGCAGCAAGGCTCAAGCTAATTGCAGGAAGGCTGAAATAACAGTAAGGAAATCGTAGGCCGCACCATCACTCTGATCTGCTGCAGGCCTTAACCCAATCCCGTCTGCATCCCCATCTTTTTCCCCAAACTATGGACCTTACTGCTTCATCTTTTCACATTTTTATTTTTCTTGTATAAATCTTTACCCCGGTGCAGTTTGGGAGGAGTGGCGCTGGGGAAAGACTGCCAGTTACCATGGTAACTAtgtgctgtgtgtgagagagaacaggtgAACACATCTGTTGCAGCATTTTTGTCCCTTTTTGGTATTGACTGTTGTGACAGTGGGTCACGGACTACGCCATTCTCTGGGTGACACGTTGGAAATTCTATGCTGTTGAACTGGGGGCCAAATGACCCttgctcaaagatagaagatacAAAGGGGAAAGGCAaagaggtgcattagtcaggggtaaatatagggtttgggaatgggtctgagtgggttactcttcagagggtcggtgtggacttgttgggctaaatggcctgtttctatagtgtagggaatctaatcaatggcttagtggtatgatcactggactgttaatccagagacctaggtaatgttctagagacctggcttcaaatcccactatggtaGATGggattaagagtctgatgatcgACTGTTagggaaaacccatctgattcactattgtcctttagggaaagaatctgccatccttacccagtccggcctacatatgactctatACCCaaagcaacatggttgactcttaactgccctctgggcaattagggatgggcaataaatgctggattgGCCAGCAAtatcctcatagagtcatagagatgtacacagtggaaaaagacccttcggtccaacccgtccatgctgaccagatatcccaacccaatctaatcccacctgacagcacctggcccatatccctccaaaccattcctattcatatacccatccaaatgcctcttaaatgttgcaattgtaccagcctccaccacttcctctggcagctcattccatagacgtaccaccctctgtgtgaaaaagttgccccataggtctcttttttttttatatatatctttcccctcttccccctaaatctatgccctctagttctggactcccccaccccaggggaagactttgcctatttatcctattcatgcccctcatgattagataaacctctataaggtcatccctcagcctccgacactccaaggaaaacagccccagcctgttcagcctctccctacagctcaaatcctccaactcctgACAACATCCTGAATTAATAAAGGAAGGAAGAACACCATTGGATTGTGGCCAAATGGATCTGGGTGTAAACTGATTAAAAAGAAACTAGTTCATTGGTCGATGGACAGTTGGTACCGGGATGTCAG contains the following coding sequences:
- the LOC140454543 gene encoding prolyl hydroxylase EGLN2-like — protein: MAEPPPPPPQPQPPPDCLRLSALSSAPCPAEPPAPAALPMGLQGFPSQPAAAGRPPCQLLQPATHLRGTGMGAEAGGDNVSFQLDTVSPGTQMDTVSPGTQMDTVSPGTQMDTVSPDTQMDTVSPGTQMDTVPTGTQMDTVSPGTHMVTVSPGTQMDTVSPGTHMVTVSPGTHMVTVPTGTQMDTVSTSTHMVTVSAGTRVAPIPTGTQMVTVSTGTRMSTASGDSQLVSAPTSSRTVMGSVGTVHGESARKLHHQPPRHSRDLLLTIDPVLSTLSAGQEVASSNCRRRALESPCLMPASCLWQGGSGGGLQADGSDAQLCPKRKRLENLDSPSGLTLVNGHSEDPGPGKDAKWKKEEDENVAPLGCQDANAMGRATQDTHLRLQMQDLVNNYIVPCMNCYGICVKDNFLGEGLGNKVLMEVLSLHRNGILMDGKVVSPLSVPTRSIRGDKIAWVDGKEQSCANIGLLMARIDELIIYSTGRLGAYMINGRTKAMVACYPGHGTGYVRHIDNPNGDGRCVTCIYYLNRDWDINVHGGLLQIFPENRSEVANIEPLFDRLLIFWSDRRNPHEVKPAFATRYAITVWYFDGKERIAAKERFRKASAQKALQFTQTSTT